One Sphingomonas endolithica DNA segment encodes these proteins:
- a CDS encoding patatin-like protein, protein MREKELRLALVCYGGISLAVYMHGISKEIWRLARASQAFHAGETPAAGSQNIYRALLQEIEEETGIRVRVLVDIIAGASAGGLNGVFLAQAITTGQSLEPLTDLWLDSADVEALIDQDAAPHSSFSKAWALPLVWAAAGRSASKVDETVDAETREEVRRKLSHFIRSRWFAPPFGGERFTGLILDALEAMANGPRGARLLPEGQPLDLFVTVTDFRGHPERLSLHSPTEVVETEHRLVVNFTDHGKPGDTLADPAELAFAGRATSSFPGAFPPFTVRELDAVLEKRAVAWPGRLDFLKRILPRRFAVNAAEDAVLIDGSVLANAPFRPAIDALRERPARREIDRRFIYIDPTPKGYLGGGGRALPSFFETIIGAASQLPRQQPIRDNLEALAERSRRIERMRSIIAALRPEVEAQVEALFGYTLFLDSPTTTRLASWRNRAQKAAATKAGYTYAAYAHLKLTGVIELIVRLLYHAGDEPGPGQWERIQRRIDPAVAARGLDTSGPSVGKGASGTIAFLRAFDLGFRIRRLRILARRLGDLEIDGAGHDFGDLREAIYESLAAYLDRKRTDLHAHLQPDVRARQDDGDALLDKLAASLDLQRLDTETDARLAAAFAALPKETRRPVLLTYLGFPYFDAATLPLLQGEGLDEYDPIKVDRIAPDDSRSIRGGGAEATLKGIQFNNFGAFFSRAYRENDYLWGRLHGAERMIDILISTLPETIRLKAGRVAAIKRAAFLAIIDEEASKLTASHGLIETLRTEIG, encoded by the coding sequence ATGCGTGAAAAGGAACTCCGCCTCGCGCTCGTCTGCTATGGCGGCATCAGCCTGGCGGTGTACATGCACGGCATCTCCAAGGAGATCTGGCGCCTCGCTCGCGCCAGCCAGGCTTTTCACGCCGGCGAGACCCCCGCGGCAGGCAGCCAGAACATCTACCGCGCCTTGCTGCAGGAGATCGAGGAGGAGACCGGCATCCGCGTCCGCGTGCTGGTCGATATTATCGCCGGGGCGAGCGCGGGTGGCTTGAACGGCGTCTTTCTGGCGCAGGCGATCACCACCGGGCAGAGCCTCGAGCCGCTCACCGACCTGTGGCTCGACTCGGCCGATGTCGAGGCGCTGATCGATCAGGATGCGGCACCGCATTCCAGCTTCTCCAAGGCCTGGGCCCTCCCCCTCGTCTGGGCCGCGGCGGGACGCAGTGCGAGCAAGGTCGACGAGACGGTCGATGCCGAAACGCGCGAGGAAGTGCGGCGCAAGCTGTCTCACTTCATCCGCTCGCGCTGGTTTGCCCCGCCTTTTGGAGGCGAGCGATTTACCGGCTTGATCCTGGACGCGCTGGAGGCGATGGCGAACGGCCCGCGGGGTGCGCGCCTGCTGCCCGAAGGACAGCCGCTCGACCTGTTCGTCACCGTCACCGACTTTCGCGGCCACCCCGAACGGCTGAGCCTGCATTCGCCCACCGAAGTGGTGGAGACCGAGCACCGCCTGGTCGTCAACTTCACCGATCACGGCAAGCCTGGCGACACGCTGGCCGATCCGGCCGAGTTGGCCTTTGCCGGTCGCGCCACCTCCAGTTTTCCCGGTGCCTTCCCGCCCTTCACCGTCCGGGAGCTCGATGCCGTGCTGGAGAAGCGCGCGGTCGCATGGCCGGGGCGGCTCGACTTCCTGAAGCGAATCCTGCCGCGCCGGTTTGCGGTCAATGCGGCGGAAGATGCCGTGCTGATCGACGGCTCGGTGCTCGCGAATGCACCGTTCCGCCCGGCGATCGATGCCTTGCGCGAACGCCCCGCCCGGCGCGAGATCGATCGTCGCTTCATCTATATCGATCCCACGCCCAAGGGATATCTCGGCGGTGGCGGACGGGCCTTGCCCAGCTTCTTCGAGACCATCATCGGTGCCGCCTCGCAATTGCCGCGGCAGCAGCCGATCCGCGATAATCTGGAGGCGCTTGCCGAACGGTCGCGGCGGATCGAACGCATGCGCAGCATCATCGCCGCGCTCCGCCCGGAAGTGGAAGCGCAGGTCGAGGCGCTGTTCGGCTACACATTGTTCCTCGATTCACCGACCACCACGCGGCTCGCCAGCTGGCGCAATCGTGCGCAAAAGGCCGCGGCGACCAAGGCCGGCTACACCTATGCCGCCTACGCCCATCTGAAGCTGACCGGCGTGATCGAGCTGATCGTCCGGTTGCTCTACCATGCCGGCGACGAGCCTGGCCCGGGCCAGTGGGAACGCATCCAGCGCCGTATCGACCCAGCGGTGGCGGCGCGCGGCCTGGACACGAGCGGCCCGAGCGTCGGCAAGGGCGCCAGCGGCACGATCGCGTTCCTGCGCGCGTTCGACCTCGGTTTTCGCATCCGCCGCCTGCGAATCCTCGCCCGCCGCCTCGGCGACCTCGAGATCGACGGCGCCGGGCACGATTTCGGCGATCTGCGCGAGGCGATCTATGAAAGCCTTGCGGCCTATCTCGATCGCAAGCGCACCGATCTGCACGCGCACCTGCAGCCCGATGTCCGCGCCCGGCAGGACGATGGCGACGCATTGCTCGACAAGCTTGCCGCTTCGCTCGACCTGCAGCGGCTCGACACCGAGACGGATGCGCGGCTTGCCGCCGCCTTTGCCGCCTTGCCCAAGGAGACGCGACGCCCTGTGCTGCTGACCTATCTCGGCTTCCCTTATTTCGACGCCGCCACGCTGCCGCTGCTGCAAGGCGAAGGACTCGACGAGTACGATCCGATCAAGGTCGATCGGATTGCGCCGGATGACTCAAGGTCGATCCGCGGCGGCGGTGCCGAGGCGACCTTGAAGGGCATCCAGTTCAACAATTTCGGCGCCTTCTTCAGCCGCGCATACCGCGAGAACGACTATCTCTGGGGCCGCCTCCACGGCGCCGAACGGATGATCGACATCCTGATCTCGACGCTACCGGAAACGATCCGCCTGAAAGCGGGCCGCGTCGCCGCCATCAAGCGCGCCGCCTTCCTGGCGATCATCGACGAGGAAGCGTCAAAGCTGACCGCGAGCCACGGCCTGATCGAGACCCTGCGGACGGAAATCGGCTAA
- a CDS encoding endonuclease/exonuclease/phosphatase family protein — protein MIKVASYNIHKGIGLDRRRDPARILEVLREIDADVVALQEADRRFGAKAGVIPLHALEEHSPWKPISFGMRASSMGWHGNVLLVRKDAVVLDSEAIHLPALEPRGAVMADVRVRGTAIRVVGMHLDLSGLSRRRQAHAILTHVEACVERRPTVMMGDLNEWSAAGGCLRDFGKDYAFAPTDPSFHVRRPIARLDRIMVSRDFTVMECGAHHSAASRKASDHLPIWAVLEPA, from the coding sequence ATGATTAAGGTCGCCAGTTACAACATCCACAAGGGCATCGGTCTTGATCGCAGGCGCGATCCGGCTCGCATCCTTGAAGTGCTGCGCGAGATCGACGCCGATGTCGTGGCGCTGCAGGAGGCGGATCGCCGCTTCGGTGCGAAGGCCGGAGTCATCCCGCTGCACGCGCTGGAGGAACATTCGCCCTGGAAGCCGATCTCGTTCGGCATGCGCGCGAGCAGCATGGGGTGGCATGGTAATGTGCTGCTCGTGCGCAAGGATGCGGTGGTGCTCGACAGCGAGGCGATCCACCTGCCGGCACTTGAACCGCGCGGCGCGGTGATGGCCGACGTGCGCGTGCGGGGCACCGCGATCCGCGTCGTTGGCATGCATCTCGATCTCTCGGGCCTGTCGCGTAGGCGCCAGGCGCACGCGATCCTGACGCATGTCGAGGCCTGCGTCGAACGTCGCCCGACCGTGATGATGGGCGATCTCAACGAATGGAGCGCCGCTGGCGGTTGCCTGCGCGATTTCGGCAAGGATTATGCCTTTGCTCCGACGGACCCCAGCTTCCACGTCCGCCGCCCGATCGCACGGCTCGACCGCATCATGGTGTCGCGCGACTTCACGGTGATGGAATGTGGCGCGCACCACAGCGCCGCTTCGCGCAAGGCATCGGATCATCTGCCGATCTGGGCGGTGCTCGAACCCGCCTGA
- a CDS encoding tyrosine-type recombinase/integrase: protein MGKLNALAVKNAKPGRHGDGAGLYLLVKPSGARSWMLRVQTSGKRRDIGLGSIAALSLAEARERAVELRKHALNGRDPIAERDRDKRPAPTFRDAVKATHEALKAGWSAKNAAEFLTSLETYAYPSLGNLRVDTIEAGHIRDMLALIWTRIPETARKVKVRVRAVLNFAHSKGWRAAEAPTKSVTVGLSKQAKGGNYAAMPYPDVPAFVAELRSKAATTGRNALLFQILTAARSGEVRSARWRHFDLDAANWNRPAELMKNGEPHTVTLSTAAVALLRQLQSADARKSEAFVFPSTRGTMISDMTLSKVLKDDKQPFTPHGFRSSFRDWAAERMHEIPEAVAEAALAHVVPDKVIRAYKRTTFLEMRRTLLEAWGAFVTEPAQVT, encoded by the coding sequence ATGGGCAAATTGAATGCTCTCGCAGTGAAAAACGCCAAGCCTGGCCGCCACGGAGATGGCGCCGGTCTGTACCTGCTTGTCAAGCCGAGTGGGGCCAGGTCTTGGATGCTGCGTGTCCAGACATCCGGTAAGCGTCGGGACATAGGCCTGGGTTCCATCGCCGCCCTGTCTCTAGCCGAGGCGAGGGAGCGGGCGGTCGAGTTACGAAAGCATGCGCTCAACGGCCGCGATCCCATAGCAGAACGCGATCGGGACAAGCGACCTGCACCGACGTTCCGAGATGCGGTCAAAGCCACGCACGAAGCGCTGAAGGCTGGCTGGTCGGCGAAGAACGCAGCGGAGTTTCTAACGTCGCTGGAGACATACGCCTATCCAAGCTTGGGTAACCTGCGGGTGGACACAATCGAGGCCGGGCACATCCGCGACATGCTAGCGCTGATCTGGACACGAATTCCCGAGACGGCACGTAAGGTGAAAGTGAGGGTAAGGGCGGTTCTCAATTTCGCACATTCGAAAGGCTGGCGAGCGGCGGAAGCTCCCACCAAGTCAGTCACCGTCGGTTTGTCGAAGCAGGCAAAGGGGGGCAACTATGCTGCGATGCCCTATCCTGACGTGCCGGCGTTCGTCGCCGAACTGCGATCGAAGGCGGCGACGACGGGGCGCAATGCCTTGCTGTTCCAAATCTTGACTGCTGCGAGATCGGGCGAGGTGCGTTCCGCGCGTTGGCGGCACTTCGATCTGGACGCAGCCAACTGGAATAGGCCTGCCGAGCTGATGAAAAATGGTGAGCCACATACCGTCACGCTAAGCACAGCGGCGGTTGCGCTTCTCCGCCAGTTGCAGAGCGCTGATGCTCGGAAGTCGGAGGCGTTCGTGTTCCCCTCGACGCGGGGCACCATGATCTCAGACATGACGCTCTCGAAGGTGCTGAAGGACGACAAGCAGCCCTTTACGCCCCATGGTTTCCGCAGTTCGTTCCGCGACTGGGCTGCTGAACGAATGCACGAGATCCCCGAGGCGGTTGCCGAAGCGGCTCTGGCGCACGTTGTGCCAGATAAGGTTATCCGCGCCTACAAGCGGACGACGTTCCTAGAGATGCGTCGGACGCTGCTGGAGGCTTGGGGCGCATTCGTAACTGAACCCGCCCAAGTAACCTAG
- a CDS encoding helix-turn-helix domain-containing protein produces the protein MDPITVTIENAKSALGIGHTTIYRLINEGSLKTVKIGRRTLVKTDSIRALVDQAA, from the coding sequence ATGGACCCGATCACCGTCACGATTGAAAATGCAAAGTCCGCGCTCGGCATCGGACACACCACCATCTACCGGCTCATCAACGAAGGGTCGCTGAAGACCGTCAAGATCGGTCGCCGCACGCTCGTAAAGACCGACAGCATTCGCGCACTCGTCGATCAGGCGGCGTGA
- a CDS encoding DUF7146 domain-containing protein has translation MLIDPYAAYGREGERNRVTDLPRICADIRDRFPVSGVAAQAGVKLQRAGRELKGCCPFHPDKSPSFTIYADDRRFQCFGCGAEGDVLDFVQRAYSVKLLPAIEMLDGGALRELEQQRVVATPKAGWSKAALSIWNEATPISGTPAEAYLRSRGITMELPHTLRFARLRYPQEQGRRPALVAAVCAPNGDLTGIQRTFLTEEGRKADVAEVKLSLGRVAGGAIQLGAPVASLVVTEGLEDGLTLAQALGRSVWVSAGTSMLPRMELADVTRAVVIGADGDAPGEAAATKAAHAFAAVGRKVRIMRPTSGFKDFNAELMEGRR, from the coding sequence ATGCTGATAGATCCCTACGCCGCCTATGGGCGAGAAGGTGAGAGGAACCGCGTGACCGACCTGCCGCGCATCTGTGCCGACATCCGCGACCGCTTCCCTGTTTCGGGCGTGGCGGCGCAGGCCGGCGTGAAGCTGCAGCGTGCCGGCCGTGAGCTGAAGGGGTGCTGCCCCTTTCACCCCGACAAGTCGCCCAGCTTCACGATCTACGCCGACGATCGCCGCTTCCAGTGTTTCGGGTGCGGTGCCGAGGGTGACGTGCTCGACTTCGTGCAGCGCGCCTACAGCGTGAAGCTGTTGCCAGCGATCGAGATGCTGGACGGCGGCGCCCTACGCGAGTTGGAACAGCAACGTGTGGTGGCAACGCCAAAGGCCGGTTGGTCGAAGGCAGCACTGTCGATCTGGAATGAGGCGACGCCAATCAGCGGGACACCAGCCGAAGCATATCTGCGGTCGCGCGGCATCACCATGGAACTGCCGCATACCCTGCGGTTCGCGCGGCTGCGGTATCCCCAAGAGCAGGGCCGCCGTCCCGCCCTCGTCGCGGCAGTGTGCGCGCCCAACGGGGATCTCACCGGTATCCAGCGCACGTTCCTGACCGAGGAAGGGCGGAAGGCGGACGTTGCCGAGGTGAAGCTGTCGCTCGGTCGTGTCGCTGGCGGTGCCATCCAGCTTGGAGCGCCAGTCGCCAGCTTGGTCGTCACCGAAGGCCTTGAGGATGGGCTGACGCTTGCCCAAGCGTTGGGCCGGTCGGTGTGGGTATCTGCGGGAACGTCCATGCTCCCGCGCATGGAACTGGCGGACGTGACCCGTGCTGTCGTGATCGGAGCCGATGGCGATGCGCCGGGGGAGGCAGCGGCCACCAAGGCCGCACATGCCTTCGCTGCAGTAGGGCGCAAGGTGCGGATCATGCGGCCGACGTCCGGCTTCAAGGACTTCAATGCCGAGCTGATGGAGGGGCGCCGATGA
- a CDS encoding AAA family ATPase, giving the protein MNATSLRARFDAAEPFAGAPAAEPVKITASPFRWPDHRSLPRRPWVWGRWLLLSTVSAIVAPGGVGKSSFVASMLLSLASGRQDILGKTVWAGPKRVWYWNLEDGLAELEMQLVAAAMFHRVDQASCEDRIFLDSGPEGAELRIAIEDRDGYRIAIPVVEGLVAELLARKVDVLVVDPFVSSHGVSENDNGAIDAVVKTWAGIAKRAGCAIVLVHHSKKLGNEKVTAESSRGASALVSAARVTLVLNRMDKDEAQRFGIAEDAERRRLFTVQDDKANRAPAEEAQWFRLASQNVGNSTGQEDPFGDEGDSVGVVTRWTPPDAFDGVTPDHLRRVQQSVDAGTWKESSQAKNWVGIAVAEVMGLDPSSTAKGDRARINALLRQWIANGALIVVEKRCPEKREDKKFVEVGEWAVDGVAPPSRSGAGQGGVSGASPAPRPTPPPLGGGGGGADAGGHSQVGQGNPALAKAKVIFPERGPVRSARGMILAPGETGDDVDFDR; this is encoded by the coding sequence ATGAACGCCACCTCTCTCCGTGCGCGCTTTGACGCCGCCGAGCCGTTTGCGGGGGCCCCTGCCGCTGAGCCGGTCAAGATCACAGCCTCGCCCTTCCGCTGGCCAGATCATCGCAGCTTGCCCCGCCGCCCTTGGGTATGGGGACGCTGGCTGCTTCTCAGCACCGTGTCCGCCATCGTCGCGCCGGGTGGCGTCGGGAAGTCGTCCTTCGTGGCATCCATGCTCCTGTCGCTGGCGAGCGGCCGGCAAGACATCCTCGGCAAGACGGTATGGGCAGGACCGAAGCGGGTTTGGTATTGGAACCTTGAGGACGGGCTGGCGGAACTTGAGATGCAGTTGGTGGCAGCGGCGATGTTCCACCGTGTCGATCAAGCATCGTGCGAAGACCGTATCTTCCTTGATAGTGGGCCCGAAGGTGCCGAGCTGCGCATTGCGATCGAGGACCGGGACGGCTACCGCATCGCCATCCCCGTGGTCGAAGGGCTAGTCGCTGAGTTGCTGGCGCGGAAGGTCGACGTGCTGGTCGTCGATCCCTTTGTCTCGTCCCATGGCGTCAGCGAGAACGATAATGGCGCGATCGACGCGGTGGTGAAGACCTGGGCCGGCATCGCCAAGCGGGCGGGCTGCGCGATCGTGCTGGTCCACCATTCCAAGAAGCTCGGCAACGAGAAGGTGACGGCGGAGTCCTCCCGCGGTGCCAGCGCGTTGGTGTCCGCGGCGCGCGTGACGCTGGTGCTTAATCGCATGGACAAGGATGAGGCGCAGCGGTTCGGCATTGCCGAGGATGCCGAGCGCCGCCGCTTGTTCACTGTGCAGGACGACAAGGCGAACCGCGCACCCGCGGAGGAAGCCCAGTGGTTCCGGCTCGCGTCTCAGAACGTCGGTAACTCGACGGGTCAGGAGGACCCATTCGGCGACGAGGGCGACAGCGTCGGCGTTGTGACGCGCTGGACGCCGCCTGATGCCTTCGATGGCGTAACCCCTGATCATCTTCGCCGCGTCCAGCAGAGCGTTGACGCGGGAACCTGGAAGGAAAGCAGCCAGGCCAAGAACTGGGTAGGGATCGCCGTCGCCGAAGTGATGGGGTTGGACCCAAGCTCGACCGCCAAGGGGGACCGCGCGCGTATCAACGCCCTGTTGCGCCAGTGGATCGCGAATGGTGCGTTGATCGTGGTGGAGAAACGCTGCCCCGAGAAGCGCGAAGACAAGAAGTTCGTAGAAGTCGGCGAATGGGCTGTCGATGGGGTTGCCCCACCTTCGCGAAGTGGGGCGGGGCAAGGTGGGGTAAGTGGGGCATCACCGGCGCCCCGCCCCACCCCGCCCCCCTTAGGGGGTGGGGGTGGTGGGGCAGATGCTGGCGGTCATTCTCAGGTGGGGCAGGGCAACCCCGCGTTGGCAAAGGCCAAAGTCATATTTCCTGAACGTGGCCCCGTTCGATCTGCACGGGGGATGATCTTGGCACCGGGTGAAACTGGCGATGATGTGGATTTCGACAGATGA
- a CDS encoding DUF5681 domain-containing protein, which produces MTEPRNDGEITRGRPFQPGNPGKPKGARSRATLAAEALLNGEGEALTRKAIEMALEGDTVALRLCLERLVPPRKDSPITVDLPPITTAADLVDASAAVLSAVAAGEISPDEAGRVMTLLTAHKNIVETGDLERRIAALEVK; this is translated from the coding sequence ATGACTGAGCCACGTAACGACGGCGAAATTACGCGCGGCCGTCCCTTCCAGCCGGGCAACCCAGGCAAGCCTAAGGGCGCCCGCTCCCGTGCCACGCTGGCAGCGGAGGCGCTGCTCAATGGCGAGGGCGAGGCGCTCACCCGCAAGGCGATCGAGATGGCGCTTGAAGGCGACACGGTCGCGTTGCGTCTTTGCCTCGAGCGTCTGGTCCCGCCGCGCAAGGACTCGCCGATCACGGTCGATCTGCCGCCGATTACAACCGCGGCAGATCTCGTCGATGCATCAGCTGCGGTGCTGAGCGCCGTCGCGGCTGGCGAGATCAGTCCAGACGAAGCCGGCCGGGTGATGACCTTGCTCACCGCACACAAGAACATCGTCGAGACCGGCGACCTGGAACGTCGCATCGCTGCATTGGAGGTGAAATGA
- a CDS encoding J domain-containing protein — MASVATCEIAQLIAPTTRIVIRTGRMPAPYETLGLQPGAEPEVVEAAYRALMKKYHPDRWRGPPDEGHERAQAINAAYSAIKTGIDVDQYAHDATRDDPAPQQARSHSVIPPPINVGQRLAWACGISVVMLALAAMIATAGG; from the coding sequence ATGGCGTCAGTGGCAACATGCGAGATAGCACAGTTGATAGCCCCAACGACCCGGATTGTGATACGCACAGGTCGGATGCCAGCTCCCTATGAAACGCTAGGATTACAGCCGGGGGCTGAGCCAGAGGTCGTTGAGGCCGCGTATCGTGCCCTGATGAAGAAGTACCATCCCGATCGATGGCGCGGCCCACCAGATGAAGGCCATGAGCGTGCCCAAGCGATCAACGCTGCGTACTCCGCCATCAAAACAGGCATCGACGTTGATCAATACGCACATGATGCGACGAGGGACGATCCCGCTCCTCAACAGGCCCGTTCGCACTCGGTCATTCCTCCCCCGATCAATGTCGGGCAACGCTTAGCTTGGGCATGCGGAATATCCGTCGTCATGCTGGCTTTGGCCGCGATGATCGCAACCGCCGGAGGATAG
- a CDS encoding DUF1996 domain-containing protein: MRKPTILAALLFALSAAPAFSQGRPANAVAQDGSDAPVLANEFGPQPAIADGLSTAVGGGLRKTDPSGPPPSAAPDNLGAWRINCFPTHSAADDPIVSPGKPGKAHPHTFFGNVGTDANSTYTSLRTTGESTCVNKLWRSAYWLPAVIDGPGVNAKLIWPQSVVVL; this comes from the coding sequence ATGCGCAAGCCAACAATTCTCGCGGCGTTGCTGTTCGCCCTGTCTGCCGCCCCGGCGTTCAGTCAAGGGCGCCCGGCCAATGCAGTCGCGCAAGACGGCAGCGATGCGCCTGTGCTTGCGAATGAATTTGGGCCGCAGCCGGCAATCGCTGACGGTCTGAGCACGGCCGTAGGCGGCGGGTTGCGCAAGACCGACCCTAGCGGCCCCCCGCCATCGGCCGCTCCGGATAATCTCGGCGCGTGGCGTATTAACTGCTTCCCGACGCATTCGGCCGCAGACGACCCGATCGTCAGTCCTGGCAAGCCGGGTAAGGCACACCCACACACCTTCTTCGGGAACGTTGGGACTGACGCCAATTCGACCTACACGTCACTGCGCACAACCGGTGAAAGTACCTGCGTCAACAAACTGTGGAGATCCGCATACTGGCTGCCGGCAGTGATCGACGGCCCAGGCGTCAACGCAAAACTAATCTGGCCTCAGTCGGTGGTCGTATTATAA
- a CDS encoding DUF1996 domain-containing protein: protein MPNGIRLISGRDMITGTSPTGLVRFKCIAYSNENSGGFSGEYGSDLVTAAASCGSIVIPGGQTGVKYYLDLDAHMPPCWDGVNLDSANHRSHMADTLKVNGVGEFCPKTHPNLIPTYEAQVLYPIDSTLNQTGTWAANQQTWYLSSDRMPGMAIMRPGTTFHFDILDAGNQAIKKIWTDNCIDLMLNCSAGVLGDGTGLTPDPNIIQTQHAKTPRPKMTMEAAHGTIHGPM, encoded by the coding sequence TTGCCGAACGGCATCCGGCTTATCTCCGGGCGCGACATGATTACCGGCACGTCGCCTACTGGCCTCGTGCGCTTCAAATGCATCGCGTACAGTAACGAGAATAGTGGCGGCTTTAGCGGGGAATATGGTTCCGACCTAGTGACAGCAGCCGCATCGTGCGGCTCGATCGTCATCCCCGGCGGCCAGACCGGCGTCAAATACTACCTCGATTTGGATGCTCACATGCCCCCGTGCTGGGATGGGGTAAATCTCGATAGCGCAAACCATCGGAGCCACATGGCCGACACGCTCAAGGTGAACGGTGTTGGAGAATTCTGTCCTAAGACGCACCCGAATCTCATTCCCACGTACGAGGCGCAGGTGCTTTATCCCATTGATAGCACGCTCAATCAGACGGGGACGTGGGCCGCCAACCAGCAGACGTGGTATCTGTCGAGTGACCGCATGCCGGGTATGGCCATCATGCGCCCGGGTACGACGTTCCACTTCGACATTCTCGACGCCGGCAACCAGGCGATTAAGAAGATCTGGACTGACAACTGCATCGACCTGATGCTGAACTGCTCAGCTGGCGTACTAGGCGACGGGACGGGGCTGACCCCCGATCCGAACATCATTCAAACGCAACATGCCAAGACGCCACGCCCCAAGATGACGATGGAGGCGGCGCACGGCACCATCCACGGGCCGATGTGA
- a CDS encoding acyltransferase family protein — translation MQSSAGIKRFGNHENAFGFLRLFFASLVIVSHTPELVDGNRNRELLTRFFGTISFGELAVDAFFLISGYLILGSYLKLPKVWPYLSKRIARLYPAFIVASFLSFALVAPLSGGSAALAHLTTWIKSVVWMALLQPPVVPGSFVGSSVPVLNDAMWTIAYEFRCYLLVLALGLMGAFRYPRVIVALAVGCLALYQIIPSTFWQGGWGVHHIDAVLGNPGPSRRLTGIYLMGCVFFLYRDSIKFTREAVAIAAIVLFGSLFIPWAAEPAVATFGAYIIFAVAQGKVGVLNRINNRNDISYGVYLYAWPIEQLLMWYWPGLPLLALGLLTFAIACGCGWLSWLYVERPVMRLLRQPDNPRRTDGAAVIYSGALGQS, via the coding sequence ATGCAGAGCTCGGCCGGTATCAAGCGCTTCGGTAACCACGAGAACGCCTTTGGGTTTCTACGGCTTTTTTTCGCCTCTCTCGTCATCGTTTCACACACGCCCGAGCTGGTGGATGGCAATCGAAACCGCGAACTGTTGACACGGTTTTTCGGCACGATTTCCTTTGGCGAGTTAGCTGTAGACGCCTTTTTCCTCATCAGCGGTTATCTGATTCTGGGGAGCTATCTCAAACTACCGAAGGTTTGGCCGTACCTCAGCAAGCGCATTGCTCGGCTTTATCCGGCGTTCATCGTTGCCTCATTCCTATCGTTCGCGCTTGTCGCTCCGCTAAGTGGCGGCAGTGCCGCCCTTGCCCACCTAACAACCTGGATCAAATCGGTGGTGTGGATGGCGTTGCTCCAGCCCCCGGTCGTGCCCGGTTCCTTCGTCGGGTCAAGTGTTCCGGTGCTCAACGATGCAATGTGGACGATTGCCTACGAGTTTCGGTGCTACCTTCTAGTGCTCGCCCTCGGCCTGATGGGAGCTTTCCGATATCCCCGAGTTATTGTTGCGCTCGCTGTGGGGTGTCTCGCCCTTTATCAAATTATCCCGTCTACATTCTGGCAGGGAGGCTGGGGCGTCCATCACATTGATGCCGTATTGGGTAATCCCGGACCCTCTAGGCGGTTGACTGGCATTTACCTAATGGGATGCGTCTTTTTTCTTTATCGTGATTCCATAAAGTTCACTCGGGAAGCGGTCGCGATCGCCGCCATAGTTTTGTTCGGCTCCCTGTTCATCCCGTGGGCGGCAGAGCCAGCAGTCGCGACTTTTGGCGCTTACATCATATTTGCCGTGGCCCAAGGCAAAGTTGGCGTTCTTAACCGGATCAACAACCGGAATGATATTTCGTATGGCGTTTATCTCTACGCTTGGCCGATCGAGCAATTATTGATGTGGTATTGGCCTGGGTTGCCGCTCCTCGCTCTTGGGCTGCTTACCTTCGCAATCGCATGCGGATGCGGATGGCTAAGCTGGCTGTATGTAGAGCGTCCGGTCATGCGGCTGCTACGTCAGCCGGACAACCCGCGCCGAACTGATGGAGCAGCGGTCATATATTCTGGGGCGTTAGGTCAAAGTTGA
- a CDS encoding PEPxxWA-CTERM sorting domain-containing protein: MKKMMATALVGALTLSAAPAYAGTFLVEVGTNLGSPNGTGSGVDQPKFRVTNTTAGSDTTPYLTSLALTLDGGSIYNITNIDNFGGGSINGGTDNSPGVGTPSETLLPSKAATLTYGATNFDPGAYSAFRVNFGTTANPSASVDFRNVLFNGANTLTGTFSDGSIGRVNFSGSTTADPASFSFNSVAATGAVPEPATWAMMILGMGAVGFAMRRRSAVKTTVSYA; the protein is encoded by the coding sequence GCGCTGGTCGGTGCTCTAACGCTTAGCGCAGCCCCAGCCTATGCGGGTACGTTTCTGGTCGAGGTGGGCACGAACCTAGGCAGCCCGAATGGCACAGGCAGCGGTGTGGATCAGCCCAAGTTCCGCGTGACTAACACCACCGCTGGATCTGACACAACACCGTATCTCACCAGCCTTGCACTTACGCTCGATGGTGGCTCGATCTACAACATCACGAACATCGACAACTTTGGTGGTGGCTCCATCAACGGCGGCACCGATAATTCACCAGGTGTCGGAACGCCTTCGGAGACGCTGCTTCCTTCCAAGGCGGCGACGCTGACCTACGGGGCGACTAACTTCGATCCAGGCGCCTACTCTGCATTCCGCGTGAACTTCGGCACCACTGCCAACCCAAGTGCCAGCGTCGATTTCCGCAACGTTCTGTTCAATGGCGCCAATACGCTGACGGGCACGTTCAGCGATGGATCGATCGGTCGCGTTAACTTCAGCGGTAGCACCACCGCTGACCCGGCCTCCTTCTCCTTCAACTCCGTCGCTGCTACCGGCGCCGTCCCTGAGCCAGCCACGTGGGCTATGATGATCCTCGGCATGGGTGCAGTTGGCTTTGCCATGCGTCGTCGCAGTGCAGTCAAGACGACCGTCAGCTACGCATAA